DNA from Tachysurus vachellii isolate PV-2020 chromosome 22, HZAU_Pvac_v1, whole genome shotgun sequence:
CACACGCTGTTCATTCTGCAGGGTGAGAGGTTTGAGGAACATCATGCTTCCTGTTTGAAAACTGCTACTTCAAGTCACACTCCTGTTTCATTTctctgtgtactgcatcagctgttGTAATATAGTAATTTACCAATAGGTGTCACTGTTGTACTATGCCCTCTAGTGTATTACTGCTGTTCTGTTACTTCCTGCTCTCCATGGGGAATAAAAAAACACGTGAAACTTCAACAAGCTGTACATATCTTTGAAATGACAAGATTTTCTTGACTTGACTGCATGTgtgtctgggtttttttttttttcaggatttttcCATAAGAAAATTTTGGAATTTCAGCAGAGAAGAAAGGAGCGTCTGAGGAATGGAGGAGCGAAGGGGCTTGTCGTAtgaaacagagtgtgtgtgtgtgtgtgtgtttattaatgcacAAACCAGTAAACAAGGCTTTAAACAGTATAAAAAgagtttatttgtctttatgttttaaaaacatacaatattGACTGTGTGTTTCATAGCTGCTTGTTGCTGAACTTGACTGAAAATAAAAGGTGGTGTAAAATAAAGGCAGTGACAGTGATGTGATCCACAGAGACTGAGTGTGATTAGCAGCAGTAAGAGTCCACAGTCAAGCTGCTAGTCACCATAAACAACACAACATCAAATCAACACTGAAAAGTTCTGAAAAGACCTGAAGACTGAACCTTGTGCTTTTCATGTTTTCACTTTGCAGCTTGTAcctctgacttttttttaactgaaaataaacagcagaGAAATGCTAATGTGACTAATAAGTGAAATGTTAAACTAATTACTATAAAATCTCGTTTTactaataaaaagattttttccagattaactgtttttgtcttgttcatGATTACATCAAAGCACTTCACTATGCTAACTATGCTAATGATAAGTTTAAGCTAAACAATAAAGTGATAAAAAATAACACCGTACTGTAGCGGCAGTTTCTATGGTTACAGAGTTAAatgctaaacaaaaacacagatggTTAAAGCTGATAGAAGCATCTTTTGTGTGGAGGAACATTTTAATCTGCACACATTCCCCAAATTTATATCtgtgtctttaaaataaaatctaaagtgTATTCTGTATAAACACTGAAACCTTTGCTGGTTTTTCCTTCGGAAAATATACCTGCTCCTGTGAAACATCTGATTCAGCTCAAAACTATTGAGCTTATTGTAGAAGTTTTAAGAGCAGCTGCCTGACAGAAGATCCATGAggacataagataaaaaaatctctgaTCCCATTGGTCAGATATTTAAACTGCTTCTGGTGCGGTGGTCTGGGAGGGGCTTTGTGTTTAGATGGATCCAGCCAGTAAGGGGGATGTCTCTCCAGGGATCCATGTTGAACCAAAATGGGTGGAGTCATGCAAATTGCTGCTCTGAAGGTCCACCTCCCCCCTCAGGCTGATCTTCTGTAGCCACAGACAGTACAGACAAACTGGAACACTGTTTCACACataactctttctctctgtgtgtgtgtgtgtgtgtgtgtgttcgttcatACCTGAAAGTCTCTGATGTAGGTGAGAAAGAAGCTGATGAAGGAAAAAGCCAGAGACCATTCAGAGACTGTGCTCACCATGTGAGCTGTGTaaccctaaaacacacacacacacacacaccagtgtataATATACTAAACTATAcaaaatacagtgtatataatctttgtgtgtttgcatatgtgACCCTGTAGAGTATGCAAATTATATGCAAATAAGCCACTAAGCACAGTTTCCCTGGGCCTTTGATAATTCATGGTGCTGTTGTGTAGGAACAGACTCACAAAATTCATTttgcacagcacacacacacacatacacatacacttacaagTTCTCCAGGGTTCCAGTGGAGTTTTTTATGCACCTCTAATCCTGGCAGGCTGCTGTACAGAATGACTGAGGAtacaaacactgagacacagtcaaggaaaaaaatctttcattttaattcatgatcaatagcacacacacacacacacacggccatgTTCCTAATCCCAACCCTAAATCCCCAATCTTATCTCTACAACATTAATCTTAAATaccttaaatattttaaatcccGTATGTTAAACCTTAATTGTTAaatctctcattcacacacagagtgatggtgatagggttagggttaaagaTAAAGAGTGAGGATGCTGCTGATGATGCTGCTGAAGGTCCAGAGCCCGATGATCAGTCGAATCCAGAAGACttgtttggtgtgtatgtgcGGCTGCATGTGGTACgaaacgagtgtgtgtgtcagaatgtAGAGCGCACCCACGCCAAACGTCAGCACTGCACCCACAAGGTGCATTGAGAACAACGTTGTCttctgcagacacacacagatacacatacatatagaaGGGGTTCAGTCATGGGCTACTATCACAAATATCATGGATATTGATGCTTTTATGTTacctgtaattgtgtgtgtgtatgtgtgtacctgGAAGTTTGCCACCACACACATGCCGAAGGAACTGATGCAGCCGAGCACAAAGCCCACATTATTGAGCTTCAGTAGTTGCTTTTCTCCCTGATCAGTGAGAGCCTCAACTTGCTTATAACGCACATACATAGTGGcaatgcctacacacacacacacaaacaaaatgtgcTCAAAAAGGAATGTGGTATCAAACagagcttaaaataaaaaaacataaaaatttatTCAAAGTAGTTTTTACCGAGAAAGGCTGAGACACTGAGCATGATCCCGAACACACACCTCTCAGGAGCAACTGTACCTGTgtcactgcatcacacacacacacacacacacacacacacacacctgtcaggACTTTGATGCAGGTGTAGGGTGTCGTGTACTCTGCTTGCCCCCTCACCTGATGTAGGGGACAAACGGGTCGACGTGTCTCAGCTCCACTGCTGTGATGTAAGCAAAAACAAATGTAGCTGCTGTCCAAATGACCAGTGATACAGGCAGAATACACAACCCCTCCTGAAACCACCACATCTCCaccaacctacacacacacacacacagagcaaaaagACATACGAGTGAAATGTATTTCATATTCTgatttttactgtttaataaatatgtgATCCTTTATTGCTGTTAAAGAGCAGCACTGAACTGtgaccaccacacacacacacacacacacacacacacacacacactctctctctctgcaggtaGTTGTGTTGTATGTTTTGTGGGTTTCTCACTGGTGTGAACAACAGACAAGCACAAAGATGCATTATAACAACCAAAATCAAACAATCACGCCTTAATCTCACActaatgtcttttttcttttttacattttaaacattaaaaacttCACCTTTAATCCGTGTGTGAGACACCGTTCCTGTGTGTGAGGTCCACAGCCaggctcctgtgtgtgtgtgtgtgctcctgaGTGAGAAAACACAATGAGTTTAGTGAACACTCCTGAGAGCATCATGTGAGTGAACACACTCTCACTTCCTGTGTCTTCATATGAGTGATTTACACACAGGTCTTTTAACCAGCTTTAAAACACATCACAATCTTTATCATGTCTTCAGAATTTTAGAGTGAAATGAGcttcattttctgtttaaactgtaataaaacacatgacatgaagataatctcacacacagggTTACCTGCTTTAAATGACTCCTGTCACCTCATGGCACAACTTccggtctgtctgtgtgtgtgtgtgtgtgtgtgtgtgtgtgtgtgtgtgtgtgtgtgtgtgtgtgtgtgtgtgtgtgtgtgtgtgtgtgtgtgtgtgtgtgtgtgtgtgtgtgtctgtgctgtgtgttaatcACCGCtgatgatctcacacacactgatcacatttATTCCTGTACTTTATGTTTACTTTCATCAACTTCTCAAGTCACTTCCTCTTCAGGGTCACGAGACATTCTGACGTCACTTCCCATATCCAGTGAACGCGTTTCCGTGATTCCTTCTATAGTCggattattaatgaatatttgtaCGCTACTGTGCTAACTAAAGTTTTTGTCTAAATGTGTTTGATGTGTATAAAGTGAACATACGACgctaaattaaacattttataaccCTGTTATAGTTCTTACAGATCGCCACCAGATGGCGCTGTTTAGTCATGAAATTAAATACACTCAAGGTTAATAGTTTTATAGTTAAGTCTAAAAGAATAGTATAAAATAtcgtattaattattaataccgctatttattcaatattaaataaagtatgtagtaaattaaatattacttCCGCTGTTCAGAATACTTAAAAGATCTATAACAAAGATTCACCTAATCAGCGCGCACGTGGCCACACTAAATAAtcaaataagagaaaaaattagcataatatttataatagcaTACTTGCTTTAATATTTGCATAATTATGCCAATGAAACAAAGTGAATGTCAGAtaaaaacataagaaacatcAGCAATAAGAAACATGTAGGAATGCTGACTGAAAGCAGTCAATTGTTTTCAGCtaatgcacaacaaaacaaaaatagtttAGCAATtagaattgttttgttttattaaaacgttagtattttgtttttttaggtcttttttatttgatctttaGCTGTCTAACTGCAGCTAGCCATCGTCCTGTTAGCATAGATGCTAAGAGGCAGAGAGAAGATTGTCTGTACTGCAGCcaagaagagacagagacagagacagattcagagctgtcaagtgtcacacattgtatttctcacgcagaaaaactttttgactatttatcatatatttaataagccgcatcacccaaaacgtatcagtccgcaccgctgtctctatggaaccgggcaggaaccaagcgcgtctcccctggagctcttagtcgagcctgacacttatcagccaatcaaaacaagaggctacacaacagccaatcagaaaacagcactgTTGTATCTGGGtgagatttaacacaacaaccaatgaaataaacacacattcattagtgagggtatttttgatggtgggtttgaacaaaacctcaacacaaaacagtttgtctctggacgggacattgtcctcaatcatgtccctaaaaatgtctgagcttgtgctgaactgttttatatgggagcaacattacacatgataaaggggtctaaaaaggtaataaacacttacaataaacaccaccagtcataatctctctctctctctctctctgtctcacacacacacacacacacacacacacacacacacacacacacacacacacacactcattaataaatggaaattaaacaaatactttgtttgGGGGGTGGaaatgtcacgcttgcctgtcttcaaaacctgaGAGCCCTGCAGAGCTTCCTATGTCCTCCACTGAACCTCCTGTCCTAACTATGAAGAAATTcgaaaacattcattcattcattcatcttctaccgcttatctgaactaccttgggtcacggggagcctgtgcctatctcaggcgtcatcgggcatcaaggcaggatacaccctggacggagtgccaacccatcacagggcacacacacacacacacacacacacacacacacacactacggacaattttccagagatgccaatcaacctaccatgcatgtctttggaccggggggagagggcacggggagaacatgcaaactgcacacacacaaagtggaggcgggaatcgaacccccaaccctggaggtgtgaggagaacgtgctaaccactaagacaccgtgacccccaatttgaaaacatttcttGCCCAAATTTGAAATAATATGTCCAGACTTCATTAACTGGAGAACTGTAATCTGCTCATGAAACCACAGCTCACTTATGATTAGAGAgtttgaacttttatttttctatccttttatttgttaatttatttgtttgtttcagtgttactcattgcacTTCTcacgagcctcctgcggctcgccaagctttaatatgcggctctcatggcagtaaataatacgatgatatgatcatgtggttaaaatttatttttcatttaaataacattaaaaacaatcagggaagcataaaaaaacgaatgtgctctattacaaataataataatatatatatattatttgactcgtcactgactcactgcgttctgcgcaatagccagtttttggcggcctgccagaagccagtttgtgtttcatgctagttaacaacttgtgtttactgaacacacacggactaaaaaatggatcgatttcttatcaaacaatcctgCACACAAAATGGATCAGTTACctcatcagttacctcttttgtcactgtcactttgcacaaaaagcaatgtgacagtgacagtcatccgcaactcgagaggaagagaggaggtTGTGGAGTCATACAAGATGAGCATAGAGAATttcaagaaaagtggacagatgaatttttatttgtccttcacGGATCGAACCCTTGACAGGTGcctaataaagaatgatttttaagtcattattgtattgcaatattgtacattgtatttaagctatttaagactgaataacttggcatactttgcagtgaaagtggctctcctattgactttgtcctatcagtgtggctcacatgaaaaaaatagtgaagaccaatgttttgtttgttgatgtcatcattttttattttcattccttGTTATTTAAATGCTTTGGCAATACATGTCAAAtttgtcatgccaataaagtttgttttgaattgaattgaatagagagagagagagagagaatataatcATTAGAATGTTTAATCCACCATCATGAGAGTTGTGTAGTTCattaataattctaatataacagatacacacaaatctGTCTGTAAGAGGATTTACAAAAGGACGTTTCATCTGTGTGGTTTATTTCAGTGCTCAGATGTCAGCCATGTTTCAGCAGtaagagagagaacatgcagaGGAACAAAGATCAGGACAAAACCTCATGGTCCTGCTGAGAATCACTGACTAACTACAGAACTGAAAGTAAAACCCACAGGAAACAAGGAATACTGAACTCACAAATCATCAgtgaaaatacaaaacacacacacacacaccttttgttCAGGAGTTACACTTTAAAGTCAGTCATGTAGAACTATAGTAATTATAGTAGTATTGTAATCAGGCTAATTCTCTgtgacttttttattaaaacaatcatttaaatatttttattattaaaaattttttagCTACAAGattcttctaacatttaaaaatgattgtgaTTCCCTAACTAATGTGACAACACCTTCCATACAGTGTGTTAAAATCCAAACTAtacctgtagtgtgtgtttgagaatctTCAATGAGAACGGGTTTATTTACACTTAGAATGATTTGTCACACAGGATCTTCAGGAGCTCACAATCCTGATAAACAGTGTGATAAACTGTCAGCTCTGATCGTCTTGAGTGCACGAACACAAGCTGTGTGTATTACACTCCAccgctctcagccaatcagaacacgcTAAAAACTTCCTCATTTATTCTTCTTAAATCTCAGGTTCATGAAATCAATCATAGAGTGTGAGACATATTAAGCATATATTAAGTGAATAGTCACTTCTTTGAAGTTGATGTGTCAGAGCAGGAGTAACGGGCAAACTAAAAGAGTTGAGCAACTTTAACAAGGTCCAAATTGTGGCTAGACGACTGGTCCACCATCTCTAAGGTTCAGAGACGGTGACACAGCTCAACCGGTGACAcccaagactgtgtgtgtggggagaaaGCTAGATCCTCTTGTCACATCCCACAGAAAAGGTGGTGTTGCAAAAACTGCTGTAAAAATGAATGGTGTTACTGATAGAAAGGAGTTTGATCACACGGTATCACAGCTTGATGCTTAAGGAGCTGTGACCACGCTGACCCCTGAACACCAGCCAAAGCTCCTACAGTGTACATATCAGCATCAGAACTGCACACATGGAGCAATAGAAGAAGTCTGGTCTAATGAACtcccttttttatttacctACCTCATGTGGACAGCCAGGACCTGCTGCTAATGTCTCTGTGCCAGATTCcccagcacaccttcagaggtcttttGGAGTCCATGTCTCAAGGCAAGTCTTATTTAATCAGGTTAATTTAATGTTCTGGCTGATCAGAGTGCagtatgatttatttgtttgggggtgtttgtgtaggtgtgaTTGTGTAGGTGTGATTATTACATGTGAAATTGGTACCATTTCACTGAATGGGAGATTAAGTCAAGTGTAAAAGTTCTATTtaatttgaaatgtatttttttattcatttcatttaacatttgaGGCAGATTAAACACTGCCACAGTGGTCTTAGGCACAGAACGCAAAAgcagcattaaataaaatgataaatatatttacaataaccCATTCAGTAAAAATAGCATATAACAGTagcctcacacagacacacagcatgtTGTGTAAGAACAGCCCATGTTATGTGGATTCGTGTAAAACAGGGACATCATTGGTGTATTTTAACCCTCTGTGATCTGTGGAATTAAATTTCATTCAAAtagaggatttaaaaaaatctaaattggACTGAACCATTAATGAGAGGGGGAAAAGTGCAAAAGTACATtctggattttaaaaaaaaagaaaagaaaggaaaaaaaagagctttttaaTTGAGAAAGTGTGCAGCAGGAACTATCTAAGGATGAAAACGGTTCATTTGAACAATAACGCTCGGTTCAGAAAAATCCTTAATGAGACTAAGTGCACTGCACGAGGTGTTCAGGAAGTCAGGGTCATCACCTAAACTGTTTCTCTGAAGACAGTTTACAGatgacgtacacacacacacacacacacacacacacacacacacacacacacacagagttgacaattcacaaaacaacaaaacaagacatGCCACCTGTTTTTacagaataaagtaaaatatattatgGTGGAGTCGCAGCG
Protein-coding regions in this window:
- the LOC132838074 gene encoding DNA damage-regulated autophagy modulator protein 2-like encodes the protein MWWFQEGLCILPVSLVIWTAATFVFAYITAVELRHVDPFVPYISDTGTVAPERCVFGIMLSVSAFLGIATMYVRYKQVEALTDQGEKQLLKLNNVGFVLGCISSFGMCVVANFQKTTLFSMHLVGAVLTFGVGALYILTHTLVSYHMQPHIHTKQVFWIRLIIGLWTFSSIISMFVSSVILYSSLPGLEVHKKLHWNPGELGYTAHMVSTVSEWSLAFSFISFFLTYIRDFQKISLRGEVDLQSSNLHDSTHFGSTWIPGETSPLLAGSI